The following proteins are co-located in the Acidicapsa acidisoli genome:
- a CDS encoding efflux transporter outer membrane subunit, producing MRNVFTLTIAVTLLILSGCNVGPNYKMPAAIAAPAFKEMAPASFAEQGGWKPGQPGDAKLKGDWWTLFQDVQLNELEGKVDTANQSLKSAEANFRAARAQIGYARSNEAPTIGVAPSVSTVRDSANQPYFSNNLANNGGGSFALPVDLNYEIDLWGRVRRGVTSAREQAQASSADLESVRLSLHAELAMDYFGLRSADAQTKLLDDTVKAYQDAVELTQDRFEGGAAPQSDLAQAKTQLDQARVQLTDTEVRRTQYEHAIAVLIGKPPAELTLPPLPLNQDSQIMPDIPGVMPAALLERRPDIAGDERRMASANEQIGIAQAAFYPTLSLSGVAGFQGTSALNWFNWPSRFWAVGPALSQTVFDAGRRLATKNITVAQYDATVANYRQTVLTAFQQVEDNLAALRVLENEAQQQHEATASAEQSLDLFQTRYEGGVDTYLQVVTWQTAALNNQRNDIDILQRRLDASVLLIKALGGGWDVTKLPEN from the coding sequence ATGAGAAACGTATTCACATTGACGATTGCGGTTACGCTGCTGATTCTGTCGGGCTGCAACGTAGGGCCGAATTACAAGATGCCGGCCGCTATTGCGGCGCCAGCGTTCAAAGAGATGGCGCCCGCATCCTTCGCCGAGCAGGGCGGATGGAAGCCTGGCCAGCCTGGTGACGCCAAACTCAAGGGCGACTGGTGGACTTTGTTTCAAGATGTTCAATTGAATGAGCTCGAGGGAAAGGTTGACACCGCGAACCAGTCCCTCAAGTCGGCAGAAGCCAATTTTCGCGCGGCACGAGCGCAGATTGGCTACGCGCGTTCAAACGAGGCGCCCACTATTGGGGTTGCGCCATCAGTATCCACGGTTCGCGACTCGGCGAATCAGCCCTACTTCTCCAACAATCTCGCAAACAACGGCGGGGGAAGCTTCGCCCTACCTGTCGATCTGAATTATGAGATCGATCTGTGGGGCCGGGTGCGGCGCGGTGTGACATCGGCCCGAGAGCAGGCTCAAGCGAGCAGCGCCGATCTTGAAAGCGTCCGGCTCAGCCTGCATGCGGAGCTCGCGATGGACTACTTTGGGTTGCGATCCGCGGACGCGCAAACTAAGCTGCTCGACGATACGGTCAAGGCCTACCAGGATGCGGTGGAACTTACTCAGGATCGCTTCGAGGGAGGTGCAGCGCCTCAATCGGATCTGGCACAGGCCAAGACTCAACTCGATCAAGCGCGCGTTCAACTTACCGACACCGAAGTGCGCCGCACGCAATACGAGCACGCCATCGCTGTCCTGATCGGTAAGCCTCCTGCGGAACTAACACTGCCGCCGCTCCCTCTCAATCAGGATTCTCAGATCATGCCAGATATTCCCGGAGTAATGCCGGCTGCCTTGCTGGAGCGTCGACCCGATATCGCTGGGGATGAACGTAGAATGGCTTCTGCGAATGAACAGATCGGCATCGCCCAGGCGGCCTTCTACCCCACACTCTCGTTGAGCGGTGTCGCCGGTTTTCAGGGGACGTCAGCACTTAACTGGTTCAACTGGCCAAGCCGCTTTTGGGCTGTCGGACCAGCATTGTCTCAAACCGTTTTCGACGCTGGTCGCCGCCTCGCCACAAAGAACATCACCGTAGCTCAGTATGACGCCACGGTAGCAAATTATCGCCAGACAGTCCTGACCGCATTTCAGCAAGTGGAGGACAATCTGGCGGCGTTGCGTGTACTCGAGAATGAAGCGCAACAGCAACATGAGGCCACCGCATCCGCGGAACAATCCCTTGACCTCTTTCAGACTCGTTATGAAGGTGGCGTAGATACATATCTGCAGGTCGTTACATGGCAAACAGCCGCGCTCAACAATCAACGCAATGACATCGATATCCTTCAGCGCCGCCTGGACGCAAGCGTGCTTCTGATCAAAGCACTGGGAGGAGGATGGGATGTAACCAAACTGCCGGAGAATTGA
- a CDS encoding antibiotic biosynthesis monooxygenase family protein — MSDKITLIVRFQMDESAKQEFVTKLQDVFTHIAREETFVEASLVQDMRDPESILIYEVWNESPESFMNIQMSKAYRAEYEKMIVDLKINRTPAWYSTIANWMKD, encoded by the coding sequence ATGTCAGACAAGATTACGCTTATTGTTCGCTTTCAAATGGACGAGTCTGCAAAGCAGGAGTTCGTCACAAAGTTGCAGGATGTCTTCACACACATTGCGAGGGAGGAGACGTTTGTCGAGGCGTCGTTGGTCCAGGATATGCGTGATCCAGAGAGCATTCTTATCTATGAGGTATGGAATGAGAGCCCGGAGTCTTTCATGAATATCCAGATGAGCAAGGCCTATCGCGCCGAATACGAGAAGATGATCGTCGATTTAAAGATCAATCGCACTCCGGCGTGGTATTCCACTATCGCCAATTGGATGAAGGACTGA
- a CDS encoding nuclear transport factor 2-like protein, whose product MQSVDDLLRTNLEAFGERDAEKRRAAISKIWEPDGVFLDPEGLHIGTEAIDDAIEHLLLKFPDFIFSELGAPDSHNGIGRLAWGFGPAGKKPAVTGLDVIVSKGGKIEALYTFLDPLRNEETDAEPEAG is encoded by the coding sequence ATGCAGAGCGTAGACGATCTCTTGAGAACGAACCTGGAAGCATTCGGCGAGCGCGACGCAGAGAAGCGGCGCGCGGCCATTTCGAAAATATGGGAGCCTGACGGTGTCTTCCTCGATCCTGAAGGTCTGCACATTGGAACCGAAGCCATCGATGATGCTATCGAACACCTATTGCTCAAGTTTCCGGATTTCATTTTCAGCGAGCTGGGTGCACCAGATTCCCATAACGGAATAGGAAGGCTGGCATGGGGTTTTGGTCCCGCCGGGAAAAAGCCGGCCGTCACAGGCCTCGACGTGATTGTCTCGAAAGGCGGCAAGATTGAGGCGCTTTACACATTTCTCGATCCCCTGAGAAATGAAGAAACGGATGCAGAGCCAGAGGCTGGATGA
- a CDS encoding efflux RND transporter periplasmic adaptor subunit has product MPEQNDPRGPATEDAHPFSVHTQRSLGHGPIIAGVLAALLLGVFVVTGIRTRVHAEEKLTISTHQDAVLAVAVTTPTQGAAAQEITLPANTQAFIDTPIYARTTGYLRKWYADIGTHVHSGQLLAEIETPELDQQVQQAQSDLAAAQANQQIAQITADRWTKLLTKSAVSKQETDQATSDLSARQSVLSAAEANVRRLQQLQGFEKVSAPFDGVITARNIDIGALIQAGDINSPKLELFHMASTDKLRLFVPVPEVYANEVHNGDHIAITSDAIPGAKLIGTMVRNSDSIDISSRTLNVEVDVVNSEHKLFPGQYAFVHLPIPPSSASMTLPSNTLLFRKEGLRVGVVRASRVQLAPVQIGQDYGATVEIISGLAPSDHVILNPPDSLAQGEHVIVEKGDAE; this is encoded by the coding sequence GTGCCTGAACAAAATGACCCTCGCGGCCCCGCAACCGAGGACGCACACCCTTTCTCTGTCCATACTCAGCGGAGTCTCGGGCACGGCCCGATTATCGCCGGCGTTCTTGCTGCTCTGTTGCTAGGTGTCTTCGTCGTTACTGGCATTCGCACCCGAGTTCATGCCGAAGAGAAGTTGACGATATCGACCCACCAGGATGCGGTCCTCGCGGTCGCCGTCACAACGCCTACCCAGGGAGCGGCGGCGCAAGAGATCACACTACCCGCAAACACACAAGCCTTTATCGACACGCCGATATATGCCCGCACCACCGGATACTTGCGCAAGTGGTATGCAGACATTGGTACCCACGTCCATAGCGGTCAATTACTGGCCGAGATCGAAACACCAGAGCTTGATCAGCAAGTGCAGCAGGCGCAGTCGGATCTTGCGGCAGCACAGGCAAACCAACAGATCGCCCAGATTACAGCAGACCGCTGGACCAAACTGCTCACCAAGAGTGCGGTTTCCAAACAGGAGACCGATCAGGCCACTAGTGATCTCAGTGCCCGCCAGTCTGTGCTGTCGGCGGCTGAGGCGAATGTACGGCGATTGCAGCAACTGCAGGGGTTCGAAAAGGTATCTGCGCCATTCGACGGTGTGATCACCGCCCGCAACATCGATATCGGAGCGCTAATTCAGGCTGGAGACATCAACTCCCCAAAGTTAGAGCTATTTCATATGGCTTCGACGGACAAGTTGCGTCTCTTCGTTCCGGTTCCCGAGGTATACGCCAACGAGGTCCATAACGGCGACCACATCGCAATCACTTCGGACGCGATTCCGGGTGCGAAGTTAATCGGAACAATGGTGCGCAACTCGGATTCGATCGATATCTCAAGCCGGACCCTCAACGTCGAGGTTGATGTCGTCAATTCGGAGCACAAGCTGTTTCCGGGCCAGTATGCATTCGTCCATCTGCCGATTCCCCCCTCGAGTGCATCCATGACACTGCCGTCGAACACCCTGTTATTCCGCAAGGAGGGGTTGCGCGTTGGCGTTGTGCGTGCCAGCCGCGTGCAACTGGCTCCTGTACAAATCGGTCAGGACTATGGGGCCACGGTCGAGATTATTTCGGGCCTTGCTCCCTCAGATCATGTCATCCTGAACCCCCCTGACTCACTTGCTCAAGGAGAACATGTGATTGTCGAGAAGGGCGATGCGGAATGA
- a CDS encoding SDR family NAD(P)-dependent oxidoreductase: MPQKLAGKVAVITGGSSGIGLATAKRFADEGAYVFITGRRQSELETAVSQIGQNVTGVQSDVSKMADLDKLYAMVKEQRGKLDIVFANAGTGEFAPLGQISEEHFDKQFDVNVRGLLFTVQKALPLLQPGGSIVLNASIVSSTGSPSFSVYSATKAAVRSFARTWSVDLKDRKIRVNAISPGIIPTPGYNTSLGLTQEQVDQYVESSIGNIPLGRPGTADEIAKAVLFLASDDSSYVTGIELFVDGGLAQI; this comes from the coding sequence ATGCCACAAAAACTCGCAGGAAAAGTAGCAGTGATCACCGGTGGAAGCAGCGGGATCGGGCTCGCAACAGCAAAACGGTTCGCCGATGAAGGCGCTTATGTGTTTATCACCGGACGCCGGCAAAGCGAACTGGAAACCGCTGTCAGCCAGATCGGGCAAAACGTGACGGGCGTCCAGAGCGACGTCTCAAAAATGGCCGACCTAGACAAGTTGTATGCAATGGTAAAGGAGCAGAGAGGCAAGCTGGACATCGTCTTTGCCAACGCCGGTACCGGTGAGTTTGCTCCACTCGGGCAAATCAGCGAAGAACATTTTGACAAGCAATTTGATGTGAACGTGCGGGGACTACTGTTCACAGTGCAGAAGGCGCTCCCGTTGCTGCAACCCGGCGGATCGATTGTATTGAATGCATCGATCGTTTCCTCCACGGGCAGTCCATCCTTCAGCGTCTACAGCGCGACCAAGGCTGCTGTCCGCTCATTTGCGCGTACCTGGTCCGTAGATCTCAAGGATCGTAAGATCCGGGTGAATGCAATCAGTCCAGGCATAATTCCGACGCCGGGCTATAATACCTCGCTTGGGTTGACGCAGGAACAGGTCGATCAGTATGTTGAGAGCTCGATTGGCAATATCCCTCTGGGCCGTCCTGGCACTGCGGATGAAATCGCGAAGGCCGTCTTGTTCTTGGCCTCTGACGACAGCAGCTACGTAACCGGCATCGAGCTGTTCGTCGATGGCGGGCTCGCCCAGATATGA
- a CDS encoding efflux RND transporter permease subunit, whose product MWIIKLALNRPYTFIILALLILIVSPLMILRTPTDIFPNINIPVVAVAWQYTGLNPEEVEGRLTTPFEKNLTVLVDNIEHIESTTYNGQSVVKIFLQPDASLDTANAQVTALSQFELRQLPPGTLPPEIINYSAGSVPILQLGISGKGLNEQQLADLSTNAVRPPLATVPGAVLPSPYGGQSPQITVSMDQNRMQSKGVSPGDLLTAMNDQNVVAPAGTAKIGSEEYDVRTNAAPHTIDELGMMPIKKVNGALVYIRDVATVSNGAAFQTNIVRQDGHRGVLISVLKAGNASTLNIVKGIRALLPRVAQVVPPNLKITPLSDQSVFVHAAVSGVIRECVIAAALTALMILLFLGSWRSTLIIAISIPLSILSSVIVLGLLGQTINTMTLGGLALAIGILVDNATVTIENIERFLEEGHGLREAILDGAAQIAVPTLVSTLCICIVFFPMFFLQGVSRFLFAPLAESVMFAVIASYFLSLTLVPTLAMYLLKAKQSGTSRNPLVRFQRGFETLFDRLRTAYQLLLTKLVSFRNVFIPAFLCGCLCAFLLLPFLGQDFFPNSDSGEFILHVRARTGTRIEETARLADQVEASIRSQIPGKELNNILDNLGLPYSPYNTMHSTSGLVGAEDGDIIVSLNEGHRPTADYLRKLRSELPREFPGTHFYFLPADITTQTLNFGLPAPIDIQFQSDNVEASTQQATSMLEELRQVPGLADVRIQQPMDYPTLDVNMDRTKAEQGGYTARDVSQSMLNTLSGSFQITPMFFLNYKNGVTYNLVAQTPQYHMESLQDIQNIPINSSIAAPRATPEVLGDLASIQRGHEMAIVSHYNIRRVIDIYGAVQDRDLGAVANDVEAIVHRHEKTLPRGMFVSLTGQVQTMRTSYTWLLGGLIFAIVLVYMLIVVNFQSWLDPFIIITALPAALAGIVIFLFLTHTTLSVPALMGAIMCMGVATANSILVVSFAKSRFAEHRDAILAAIESGTARFRPVCMTALAMIIGMIPMAMGIGDGGEQNAPLGRAVIGGLLCATVATLIFVPAVFALLHGAAKKPADSVELEHA is encoded by the coding sequence GTGTGGATTATTAAACTGGCTCTGAATCGGCCGTACACTTTCATCATTCTGGCGTTGCTCATTCTGATCGTGAGCCCTCTTATGATCCTGCGCACGCCAACCGATATCTTCCCTAACATCAACATTCCGGTCGTCGCGGTTGCCTGGCAGTACACGGGTTTGAATCCTGAAGAGGTGGAAGGGCGGCTCACGACTCCATTCGAGAAGAACCTCACCGTCCTGGTCGACAACATCGAGCACATTGAGTCAACGACCTATAACGGCCAATCGGTCGTCAAGATTTTCCTGCAGCCGGATGCTAGCCTCGATACTGCCAATGCGCAGGTTACCGCGCTCTCGCAATTTGAATTGCGCCAACTCCCCCCGGGTACGCTTCCACCAGAAATTATCAACTACAGCGCGGGCAGCGTACCCATTCTTCAATTGGGCATCTCCGGCAAGGGACTGAACGAGCAACAATTGGCTGATCTGAGCACTAACGCCGTGCGCCCCCCGCTGGCGACTGTGCCGGGAGCCGTGCTGCCGTCTCCCTATGGAGGCCAGAGCCCGCAAATCACCGTCAGCATGGACCAGAACCGGATGCAGTCGAAAGGCGTTTCGCCAGGCGACCTGTTGACGGCCATGAACGATCAAAACGTGGTCGCGCCAGCCGGAACGGCGAAAATAGGCTCTGAGGAATATGACGTCCGCACTAACGCGGCTCCTCATACTATTGACGAGCTCGGCATGATGCCGATCAAGAAGGTCAACGGCGCGCTGGTCTATATCCGCGACGTTGCCACCGTCAGCAATGGTGCGGCATTTCAGACCAACATCGTACGGCAGGACGGTCACAGGGGTGTGCTGATCAGCGTACTCAAAGCCGGGAATGCCTCGACATTGAATATTGTGAAGGGAATACGGGCTTTGCTTCCCCGCGTGGCCCAGGTTGTTCCCCCAAACCTCAAGATCACGCCGTTAAGCGACCAGAGCGTATTTGTCCACGCGGCTGTCTCCGGCGTAATTCGAGAATGCGTTATAGCTGCCGCCCTTACCGCCCTCATGATCCTCTTGTTTCTGGGCAGTTGGCGGTCTACGCTCATCATCGCTATTTCGATTCCGCTCTCCATTCTCAGCTCGGTGATCGTCCTTGGTCTGCTCGGACAGACAATCAACACGATGACCCTCGGCGGCCTCGCTCTGGCGATCGGTATCCTGGTCGACAACGCAACCGTGACGATCGAGAACATTGAGAGATTTCTGGAAGAAGGCCATGGGCTGCGCGAAGCGATCCTGGATGGCGCCGCTCAGATTGCCGTGCCGACGCTTGTCTCCACCCTCTGCATCTGCATCGTTTTCTTTCCCATGTTCTTCCTTCAGGGCGTCTCCCGCTTTCTTTTTGCGCCGTTAGCTGAATCCGTAATGTTCGCTGTAATCGCCTCTTATTTTCTGTCGCTAACACTCGTGCCGACGCTCGCCATGTACCTGCTAAAGGCTAAGCAGAGTGGAACGAGTCGAAATCCCCTTGTTCGATTCCAGCGCGGTTTTGAAACTCTGTTTGACCGCTTGCGCACTGCGTATCAGCTCCTGCTGACGAAGCTCGTCTCGTTTCGCAATGTCTTTATTCCAGCTTTCCTCTGCGGTTGCCTCTGTGCTTTCCTGTTGCTACCGTTTCTCGGGCAAGATTTCTTCCCCAACTCAGACTCCGGCGAATTCATCCTGCACGTCCGTGCAAGAACAGGAACTCGAATCGAAGAGACCGCGCGTTTGGCTGACCAGGTCGAAGCATCGATTCGCAGCCAGATTCCGGGTAAGGAACTCAATAACATCCTCGACAATCTCGGCCTGCCCTACAGTCCGTATAACACGATGCATTCAACTTCAGGTCTTGTCGGAGCGGAAGATGGCGACATCATAGTCAGTCTGAATGAGGGGCATCGTCCAACGGCGGACTATCTGCGAAAGTTGCGTAGTGAGCTTCCTCGGGAGTTTCCGGGGACGCACTTTTATTTCTTACCCGCGGATATCACGACGCAGACGCTGAACTTCGGCCTGCCGGCTCCCATCGATATTCAATTCCAGAGCGACAACGTCGAGGCAAGCACTCAGCAAGCGACTTCAATGCTTGAGGAACTGCGACAAGTGCCGGGCCTGGCTGATGTTCGCATTCAGCAGCCAATGGACTATCCCACACTTGATGTAAACATGGATCGGACCAAGGCAGAGCAGGGTGGATATACGGCCCGCGATGTATCGCAGAGCATGCTGAATACTCTGAGCGGCAGCTTTCAGATCACGCCGATGTTCTTCCTTAACTACAAAAACGGCGTAACCTACAATCTCGTCGCGCAGACTCCGCAGTATCACATGGAATCCCTTCAGGATATTCAGAATATCCCCATCAATTCGTCCATAGCAGCGCCTCGCGCAACCCCGGAAGTGCTCGGAGATCTGGCATCGATTCAACGCGGCCACGAGATGGCCATCGTGTCTCACTACAACATCCGTCGCGTAATCGACATTTATGGCGCGGTGCAGGACCGTGATCTGGGCGCCGTTGCTAATGATGTGGAAGCCATCGTTCATCGGCACGAGAAGACTCTGCCGCGCGGCATGTTCGTTTCCTTGACCGGCCAGGTACAGACAATGCGAACGTCCTACACATGGCTGTTGGGCGGTCTGATATTCGCCATCGTCCTCGTTTACATGCTCATTGTGGTGAACTTCCAATCATGGTTGGATCCCTTCATCATCATTACCGCACTTCCGGCGGCACTGGCCGGCATCGTCATCTTTCTCTTCCTTACGCACACGACGCTTAGCGTTCCAGCGCTGATGGGCGCGATCATGTGCATGGGCGTGGCCACGGCAAACAGCATTCTAGTCGTGTCGTTCGCCAAGTCACGGTTTGCAGAGCATAGGGACGCGATCCTCGCAGCCATCGAATCCGGCACAGCTCGTTTTCGCCCAGTATGCATGACTGCACTCGCCATGATCATCGGCATGATCCCGATGGCCATGGGGATTGGCGATGGTGGGGAACAAAATGCGCCCCTCGGGCGCGCCGTGATTGGCGGCCTGCTCTGTGCAACGGTGGCCACGCTGATCTTTGTTCCGGCTGTCTTCGCCTTGCTGCACGGCGCAGCAAAGAAGCCAGCGGATTCTGTCGAACTCGAACACGCTTAA
- a CDS encoding DUF4136 domain-containing protein, with the protein MAAKGWTQVESGGNVSIIAMGMTQTHQTLNTYYDSFGGGWGWGRRFGGFGDSFGESTTVPDTYRVGSLVIDLFDSSTKNLIWRGALSDALSNKSNKNIKSLNKGIVKLFEHFPPSAKNG; encoded by the coding sequence CTGGCAGCGAAAGGCTGGACTCAGGTTGAATCTGGCGGGAATGTTTCCATCATTGCGATGGGGATGACGCAGACTCACCAGACTCTCAACACCTACTACGACAGCTTCGGCGGTGGTTGGGGCTGGGGAAGAAGGTTTGGCGGATTCGGAGATAGTTTCGGAGAATCTACGACAGTCCCGGACACGTATCGAGTCGGATCACTGGTCATCGACTTGTTCGACTCGAGTACGAAGAATCTGATTTGGCGGGGAGCACTGAGTGACGCCCTATCGAACAAGTCGAACAAGAACATTAAGAGCCTAAATAAGGGCATAGTGAAGCTGTTCGAACATTTTCCGCCGAGCGCAAAGAACGGATGA
- a CDS encoding sigma 54-interacting transcriptional regulator — MTKPDSAESAGIDKNHFEDPKSLPHVESGVERSKNESGLFSTESVLNILKLIFAGSPLPEVLTIIARLVESQGDGLFCTIWLLDEDGKYLHCAAAPSLPGFVAQIGRAEVCAKGASCGTAVYRREPVYVTDILTDPIWENYRERVLPYGIRSAWSLPLFTREGRPLGAFSIHSREPRNPSAADLQLIENASDITGIAIERHLKEEQLRRTEAYLSEAERLSHSGSFVWDVHRPGPSYWSAEMYRIHRRDPSQGPPLFEEDRSLQSTEDWAGLMAAAEKSTREKTNIEYESRLLFPDGSKKNIRIVAHPAVNSEGDVVQFVGTTIDVTDQHRAKAALESALTEITNSEIRLRTIIDTIPVMAWCALPDGFAEFHNQRWLDYTGLSDEEARGWGWRTAIHPDDAQDAVDDWRDIIASKKPREGERLIRRFDGEYRRHMYRAEPLMDDQGNVVRWYGTLTDIEDRKRAEDRLRTSEQNFRQIVNSIPGLVSTLTMSGEIEFVNNQTLEYLGKPLDELKNWAVSDAVYTDDLPNVIATLRTSIETGQPTDVELRLRRADGVYRWFLLRRLPQRDADGRIMRWYTLMTDVEDRKQAEDNIRRSEADLRQILDFAPQYVAVLAPDRDRTRLYANQIALDYLGFTLEEWRNTDRREYVHPDDWERVTRETQDKLLRGLPHEFEVRLRGKDGKYRWFLRRRNPVRDEQGRLTRWYSAATDIDDRKRAEQRLRDENIALREEVDQASMFEEIVGSSSALRRVLSQVAKVAPTDSTVLILGETGTGKELIARAIHNRSNRSTRAFVRVNCAAIPQSLIASELFGHEKGAFTGATQRRLGRFELAHEGTIFLDEVGELPAETQITLLRVLQEREFERVGGTRPISVDVRVLAATNRDLDAAVGSGSFRQDLFYRLNVFPIEIPPLRERIDDIPVLVEYLVERYAKKVGRRIRNIKKKTLEQFQAYAWPGNIRELQNVVERAVVLSDGDTFCVDQRWLEPKHPFESPSSDTTEKALRRVDPDREREIIEAALAETGGRIAGLSGAAARLGIPRQTLDSRIDLLGINKSRFKSK, encoded by the coding sequence ATGACCAAACCCGATAGCGCAGAATCTGCTGGAATTGACAAAAACCACTTCGAAGATCCGAAATCTCTCCCGCATGTCGAATCTGGAGTTGAACGTTCGAAGAACGAATCGGGCTTGTTCTCAACCGAGTCGGTACTCAACATTCTAAAGTTGATTTTTGCTGGGTCTCCACTACCTGAAGTGCTGACGATCATTGCTCGGTTGGTTGAATCTCAAGGCGATGGCTTATTCTGCACAATCTGGCTTCTCGATGAAGACGGAAAGTATCTTCATTGCGCAGCGGCGCCAAGCCTTCCTGGATTTGTCGCTCAAATAGGGCGCGCGGAAGTTTGCGCGAAGGGTGCGTCCTGCGGCACAGCTGTCTACCGCAGGGAGCCGGTGTATGTAACCGACATCCTGACCGATCCCATCTGGGAAAACTATCGCGAACGCGTGTTGCCTTATGGAATTCGCTCCGCCTGGTCGCTCCCCTTGTTCACTCGTGAAGGCAGACCCCTTGGCGCTTTTTCTATCCATAGTCGTGAGCCACGTAACCCCAGTGCCGCCGATCTGCAACTGATCGAGAATGCCAGCGACATCACAGGTATAGCAATTGAGCGACACCTGAAAGAAGAGCAGTTGCGGCGCACCGAGGCTTATCTGAGTGAGGCAGAGAGATTAAGCCACTCGGGTAGCTTCGTATGGGATGTTCATCGACCGGGCCCCTCCTATTGGTCGGCAGAGATGTATCGGATCCACAGACGTGATCCATCGCAGGGGCCTCCCCTTTTTGAAGAAGACCGGTCCCTCCAGTCGACCGAGGACTGGGCTGGCTTGATGGCCGCGGCGGAAAAATCGACGCGAGAGAAAACCAACATCGAATACGAGTCCCGTCTACTCTTTCCTGACGGGTCGAAAAAGAATATTCGAATCGTGGCTCATCCAGCAGTCAATTCAGAGGGTGATGTGGTGCAGTTCGTTGGCACCACAATAGATGTCACCGACCAGCATCGGGCGAAAGCGGCATTGGAGAGCGCATTAACTGAGATCACTAATTCAGAAATACGCCTTAGAACAATTATCGACACAATCCCGGTGATGGCTTGGTGCGCCCTGCCGGATGGTTTTGCTGAGTTCCACAATCAGCGCTGGCTGGACTACACCGGCCTCTCCGATGAGGAGGCGAGGGGATGGGGCTGGAGAACTGCGATTCATCCTGATGATGCGCAAGACGCCGTAGATGATTGGCGTGACATCATAGCTTCAAAGAAGCCCCGCGAAGGCGAACGTCTCATTCGGAGGTTTGACGGAGAATATCGCCGGCATATGTACCGTGCCGAGCCGTTGATGGATGACCAGGGAAACGTCGTTCGATGGTACGGCACCCTCACCGATATTGAGGACCGCAAACGCGCTGAGGACAGGCTCCGAACCAGTGAACAAAACTTTCGTCAGATCGTTAACAGTATTCCTGGCCTTGTTTCTACTTTGACGATGAGCGGCGAAATTGAATTCGTCAATAATCAGACATTGGAATATCTTGGTAAGCCCCTTGACGAATTGAAGAACTGGGCTGTTTCCGATGCCGTTTACACCGACGATCTTCCTAACGTGATTGCCACGTTGAGAACCTCGATCGAAACGGGCCAACCAACTGATGTTGAGCTCCGTCTTCGCCGGGCTGATGGTGTCTATCGCTGGTTTTTGCTGCGCCGCCTGCCACAACGTGACGCGGATGGCCGCATTATGCGCTGGTACACCTTAATGACGGACGTTGAAGATCGAAAGCAGGCGGAAGACAATATCCGGCGAAGCGAAGCGGACCTTCGACAGATCTTGGATTTTGCACCTCAGTACGTCGCTGTATTGGCTCCTGATCGCGATCGCACTCGTCTGTATGCCAATCAAATTGCGCTCGATTATCTCGGGTTCACTCTTGAAGAGTGGCGGAACACCGATCGTCGCGAGTATGTCCATCCGGATGATTGGGAGCGCGTGACTCGCGAAACTCAAGATAAATTGTTGAGAGGACTCCCGCACGAATTCGAAGTACGTCTTCGGGGAAAAGACGGGAAATATCGCTGGTTTCTTAGGCGTCGAAACCCGGTACGAGATGAACAGGGACGTCTAACACGTTGGTATTCCGCAGCGACCGACATTGACGATCGCAAGCGGGCTGAGCAGCGACTTCGGGACGAGAACATTGCGTTACGCGAAGAAGTTGATCAGGCATCCATGTTCGAGGAGATCGTCGGCTCCTCATCGGCACTCCGACGCGTCTTATCGCAAGTGGCGAAGGTAGCGCCCACCGATTCCACGGTTCTAATTCTTGGTGAGACTGGAACAGGAAAGGAATTAATCGCGCGGGCTATCCACAATCGATCGAACCGTTCAACCCGTGCATTTGTCCGAGTGAATTGTGCTGCGATTCCACAATCCTTGATCGCGTCCGAACTCTTTGGGCACGAGAAGGGTGCATTCACCGGTGCAACACAGCGACGTTTGGGAAGATTTGAACTTGCGCATGAGGGAACGATCTTCCTGGACGAGGTGGGAGAACTTCCGGCCGAGACTCAGATAACTCTCTTGCGCGTGCTCCAAGAACGAGAATTCGAACGCGTAGGAGGAACCCGGCCGATTTCAGTGGACGTGCGGGTCTTGGCAGCGACTAACCGCGACCTGGACGCTGCTGTCGGTTCGGGAAGCTTCAGGCAAGATCTCTTCTACAGACTAAATGTCTTTCCAATTGAGATTCCGCCGCTTCGGGAACGGATCGATGACATTCCAGTATTAGTAGAGTATCTGGTTGAGCGCTATGCGAAGAAAGTGGGTAGAAGGATAAGAAATATAAAGAAGAAGACTCTAGAGCAATTTCAGGCCTACGCGTGGCCGGGGAATATTCGTGAGTTGCAGAATGTGGTCGAACGAGCCGTTGTTTTGAGCGACGGCGATACTTTCTGCGTGGATCAGCGCTGGCTGGAACCAAAGCATCCCTTTGAATCGCCATCGTCGGATACGACCGAAAAAGCGCTGAGACGAGTGGATCCTGATCGAGAAAGAGAAATAATTGAAGCAGCCCTAGCTGAGACGGGCGGGCGGATCGCCGGTCTATCTGGAGCAGCTGCCAGGCTCGGAATTCCTCGTCAAACTCTTGACTCGAGAATCGATTTACTGGGAATCAACAAAAGCCGCTTCAAATCTAAGTGA